Sequence from the Paenibacillus tundrae genome:
GTACACTTCCTGTTTATGCAGGGAGGTGCCGTTTTTTTTTGTGTCTTGACGTGAAACGGGTTTCAACCTGTCGAGGGACAAGAACATTGTCCCATTGAAGTCGCTATTTTAGCGGCTTTTTTATTTTATCGGTACAAGTTCTTGTCCCGAGCCAAGGACAAGAACTTGTACCGATTACCGAAATGGACAAGAACATAGTCCGATTGCCGATTAGGTGAGCATCAAAAAAAACGATGTGATTTAAGACTCAACAGGCAGCATATTGTAGCACAGTTATCAATTTTTTTATGGAATAAACAGCTCGATAGAAATAAAAATGGGCGGGTACGTATTAAAAAAGCGAAATATTGGCATTAGAACTAGCCGCTGAGGACAAGAACTTGTACCGATTACCTGAATTAGACAAGAACATGTTCTCATTGCCGATTAGGCGTTTATCTAATCGTTATTTTGCCTGTTAATCCATTAAACTAATAGGCAGATTAGTTTAATTATAAAGCCCAAACTCTTGTCCCTGTTTAGGGAGAGAGTTTGGTCCCTTTACTTTATTAAACTGTCGATTATGCATAATGGCCTGATGTATGTCGATCCAGACGGCAGACATACTATTGTTTACTTCTTAATCTTCAAGCTGGGCTTCTCTTAGCTGTTCATGAATGTTACAAACATAGTAATACGATAACATATGAATCAGATCATATTCAGGTTTGTAATGAGGGCGATACTCTTCAATTTATTAACCAAACTCCCTTGTAACTTGTAGGAAAGAAAGCCTGCTTGACACCAACAATCCCCTTCGCCAAGAATATAATTATTTGGCCCACTTCAGGCACCCTTGTCGCTTCACATATTACTTCTGCTGGTAATCACTTACTCTGTCTTTAACCGGCTAATCTCTTGGGGGTGGAAGTCCGTGGAACTGGTGCAAGTTAGGACCTTTGCCATGTAGAAACTCTGTTCTCATCTTAATCTTCTTTCATCACCAGTTTTACCGCAAAGTCTAAGGAAAGCTGTTCTCAACCCGATCTTATCGCTAAGTCATAGTTCCTGTTGACTAGTTGGCCGTCTAAATTGCTCAGGAAACTTTATTTTTTCTTAGCGACTCCTCCTTTCAGACCCATTCAACTCTCTTTGATCATTGGCTCCGACCTCTAAAGACATATAATCTATCAGGTTAACGTTGTTGGAAAAGTGTGCTAGCCTTAACTAAAAATAAAATTTGACGAACTTATTGACCGTCTAAACCTCCGCCGAGATATTAGTCGCAACCCATTGTTTGATGTAATGTTTGTACTGCATAACCATGAGGGTAACGTCTCGGAGCTACGTCTTGACAAACGGACAGTGATGCGCCAATACAACGACTTGAAGCATGAGCCGGCAAAAGTTGATTTGACGCTGGTCGTGACAACTGGAGGAGACAATAGTCTTCAATGGTCGTTCGAGTATAGCGTTGATTTGTTTCGCCAGGAAACCATAGAGCGACTGTCGGCGAATTTTGCACAGTTGTTACAAATAGTTGCAACGGAGCCTGATATGTTGATTGGCGACATTAGCCTGCTGACAGAGCAGGAGAAGCAAGGGACAACGGAGTCCTGGCATGGAAAGGCAGCGGAATATCCACGGGAGCGAGCGATGCACGAGCTGTTCGAGCAACAAGTGAGGCAGACCCCGCAACGAATCGCAATTCGCGCGGGAGAGCGTAGCTGGAGCTACGCCGAGCTGAATGAACGGGCGAATAGCATAGCGGAAAAGCTACTGTCATATGGCGTAGCTGCCGAGGATCGGATCGGGCTACTGGCGGAACATTCGCCGGAGCTGGTGGCGGCAATCTGGGGCATACTCAAGGCGGGGGCGGCTTATGTACCGATCGATCCGTCGTATCCGCAGGAGCGCATTCGATACATTGTAGAAGATAGTAAAATGGCGTTATTACTGACGGAGGCACGACTGGAATCGCAGGTTCCTGCAGGCGTGGTCTGGCTGGACATCGACGCAGGAGCGGAAGTTCATCTCGTTAAGGAATCCAAAGCTGGTGCAGCAGTTGTTACTGGAAGCAGAGAAATGAACGAGACGGACGGGCATCAAGCACCTGTGAATGTGGGCATCGATGTAAAATCGTCGCAACTCATGTATATGATCTATACCTCTGGATCGACAGGAAAACCGAAGGGGGTCATGGTTGCGCATCAGAGCGCAGTGAACTATGTATGGTGGGCGTGCAAGGTGTATGCCGGTGGAGAGCCGATAGACGTGGCATTGTATTCATCGATTGCCTTCGATCTGACGGTGACGTCGCTGTATGTGCCGCTACTGACCGGGGGTAGCATCGTTATCCATGCAAACGCAGATAGAACGGTTGCTATTGCCGAGATTGCCGCAGCGGACGAAGTGGAACTACTGAAACTGACGCCGACGCATCTACGTCTGTTGCTACTCAGCGGTCATCGTCCGAAGCGGTTACGGAGCTTAATTGTAGGCGGCGAGGCGCTAGAGACGGAGCTAGCGCGGAGGATTCACGAGCAGTTTGAGGGAAGAGTCACCATCTACAACGAGTACGGGCCGACAGAGACGGTGGTGGGTTGTATGTTGCATGCCTATGACCCCTCACGCGACTTGAACGCAACGGTGCCGATCGGCTTTCCGGGAGACAATGTGAGCCTATACGTACTGGATCGCTGGTTGCAACCGGTACCTGATGGAGCAGTCGGGGAACTCTATATCGCTGGTGACGGCGTGTCGCGTGGCTACTGGAATCGGGAGGAGCTGACCGCGGAGCGATTCGTAGCCGACCCATTCATAACAGGGCGGCGGATGTACCGAACTGGCGACCTTGCGCGTAGGCTGGTGGACGGGACGCTACTGTACCTGGGCCGGGAAGACGAGCAGGTTAAGGTGCGAGGGTACCGGATTGAAACGGGCGAGATCGAAGCGCAGTTACTGGAACAAGGAAGTGTGCGTGAAGTAGCTGTCGTTGCCCGGCAAGAAGGCGAAGCGGGCCTTAGCCTGTGGGCGTATGTAACCGCAGATCAACCTGTGGAGACGAGTGAATTATCCCGTTATCTGAAGGAACGGTTGCCAGAATATATGGTGCCGACGGGTATAGTGCAACTGGAGCAGCTACCGCTGACACCGAACGGCAAGACCGACCGGAGGAAGCTGATGGAGGCTCCGCTGCGACCGGAGCAGGCGATTGTCCATGCTAAGCCGCAGGGAGAGACGGAAAAGCGATTGGCGTTATTATGGGAACAAGTACTCGGAGTGGACCAGATTGGACGGACGGATCACTTCTTCGAACATGGTGGTCATTCATTGAAGGCGATCCTGATGCTGTCGAAGGTGCAGAAGGAGTTCGGCGTTACCGTACCGCTGCAGACCCTGTTTGACATGCCGACGATTGCCGGACTGGCAGCATATCTGATCGAACACGGAATGACGGAGGTGATGCAATCCTCCGAAGAGAATCAGAGTGGACTGGACGACAAATCATTATTGCCAACCTTTGAACGAATTCAAGTTACCGCAGCTAGGACGTACTATCCAGCCTCAACTGCACAGAAGCGTCTTTACGTTCTCAATCATTTGGCAGACATCACTTATAATGTACCTGATATTACGCTTGTTCGCGGCCCGCTGGATTTAGCCAGACTGCAGGGCGCTGTACAAGCGCTGGTTGACAGGCATGAGACGTTGCGCACCTCGTTTAGTTGGGTCGATGGTGAACTTGTTCAACGGGTACATGAGGATACTACGATCACAATCCCATACTCCGAGGCTGAGGAGGAGGAGGAGATTGAGGAGCGGATTGAAGCGTTTGTAAGACCTTTCGATCTTAAGACTGCTCCACTACTACGTATGGAAATCATCAAGCTGGGCGAGGAAAGGCATCTCATGCTCACTGATATGCACCATATCATTACAGATGGTGTCTCGATGGAGATTTTCGGTGATGAGCTTGCGGCTCTCTACTCGAGTAAGACACTGCCTCCGATAAGCATTCAATACAAAGATTATGCGCTCTGGCAACTTTCCGCTCAGGGTGAGCAGCGCAAGAAGGCGGCAGAGGCCTATTGGCTCAGCGCGTTCGCTGATGCGGGTCCGCTTCTTGAGTTACCGATCGATTATCCCCGTCCGTCGATTCAGAGCTTCAGGGGCGGTAGGGTCGATTTCAAAGTACCAGAACACACCGTAGAGGCTCTATTTCAGCTTGCTCAGGAGACAGGATCCACGCTCTACATGATTTTGCTGGCTACGTATAATGTGTTGCTCTCCAGGTACAGCGGGCAAGAGGATATTGTGGTTGGCACGACGATTGCAGGACGCAACCATGCAGATACAGCCCATATGATCGGAGCTTTCATTAATACGTTGGCACTACGTAATACGCCGCGGGGCGAAAACTCCTTTACGGAGCTGTTGGAGCAAGTAAAACGTAATACACTGGCAGCCTACGAGTATCAGGATTACGCGTTTGAAGAATTGGTTGACCGATTAAATACACGGCGTGATGTCAGCCGCAATCCCCTCTTCGATACGATGTTTGTGCTCCACAATCATGGCAAAGGGGAGCTAGTGAAAAATCTGGGGCATGGCGTAAAGCTCTTTCCGTACGGAGGTTTTCAGCATCGTGTTGCTAAGTTCGACCTGACGCTGGTCGTTACCTTAACTGAAGATCAACAGCTCTTCTGGAGCCTAGAATACTGCGCCGATTTGTTCCGTCATGAGACGATCCAACGCATGGCGAAGCATTTCATGCAGCTACTACGAAGCGCTACTGAGAATCCGGGGCAAAATCTTCAGAGTATGGTGATGCTATCGGAGGCGGAGAGATATGAAGTCATAGAAGAGTTTAATGCAACGAAACAGCCGCTTCATGAGCGTGATACGGTAGTGAGTCGCTTCGAAGATCAAGCCTGGATGTCTGGGGAACAGGTTGCAGTGCTTGCTTCAAATGCCGAACCTTATACGGGGCAGCTGACTTATGCGGAGCTACTTGCACGGGCTGATCATATGTCCAGTTGGCTACGCGCAAATGGCATTCGTAAAGGTGATATTGTCGGACTGATGGTCGAGCGTTCGACGGATATGCTGGTGG
This genomic interval carries:
- a CDS encoding amino acid adenylation domain-containing protein: MKFDELIDRLNLRRDISRNPLFDVMFVLHNHEGNVSELRLDKRTVMRQYNDLKHEPAKVDLTLVVTTGGDNSLQWSFEYSVDLFRQETIERLSANFAQLLQIVATEPDMLIGDISLLTEQEKQGTTESWHGKAAEYPRERAMHELFEQQVRQTPQRIAIRAGERSWSYAELNERANSIAEKLLSYGVAAEDRIGLLAEHSPELVAAIWGILKAGAAYVPIDPSYPQERIRYIVEDSKMALLLTEARLESQVPAGVVWLDIDAGAEVHLVKESKAGAAVVTGSREMNETDGHQAPVNVGIDVKSSQLMYMIYTSGSTGKPKGVMVAHQSAVNYVWWACKVYAGGEPIDVALYSSIAFDLTVTSLYVPLLTGGSIVIHANADRTVAIAEIAAADEVELLKLTPTHLRLLLLSGHRPKRLRSLIVGGEALETELARRIHEQFEGRVTIYNEYGPTETVVGCMLHAYDPSRDLNATVPIGFPGDNVSLYVLDRWLQPVPDGAVGELYIAGDGVSRGYWNREELTAERFVADPFITGRRMYRTGDLARRLVDGTLLYLGREDEQVKVRGYRIETGEIEAQLLEQGSVREVAVVARQEGEAGLSLWAYVTADQPVETSELSRYLKERLPEYMVPTGIVQLEQLPLTPNGKTDRRKLMEAPLRPEQAIVHAKPQGETEKRLALLWEQVLGVDQIGRTDHFFEHGGHSLKAILMLSKVQKEFGVTVPLQTLFDMPTIAGLAAYLIEHGMTEVMQSSEENQSGLDDKSLLPTFERIQVTAARTYYPASTAQKRLYVLNHLADITYNVPDITLVRGPLDLARLQGAVQALVDRHETLRTSFSWVDGELVQRVHEDTTITIPYSEAEEEEEIEERIEAFVRPFDLKTAPLLRMEIIKLGEERHLMLTDMHHIITDGVSMEIFGDELAALYSSKTLPPISIQYKDYALWQLSAQGEQRKKAAEAYWLSAFADAGPLLELPIDYPRPSIQSFRGGRVDFKVPEHTVEALFQLAQETGSTLYMILLATYNVLLSRYSGQEDIVVGTTIAGRNHADTAHMIGAFINTLALRNTPRGENSFTELLEQVKRNTLAAYEYQDYAFEELVDRLNTRRDVSRNPLFDTMFVLHNHGKGELVKNLGHGVKLFPYGGFQHRVAKFDLTLVVTLTEDQQLFWSLEYCADLFRHETIQRMAKHFMQLLRSATENPGQNLQSMVMLSEAERYEVIEEFNATKQPLHERDTVVSRFEDQAWMSGEQVAVLASNAEPYTGQLTYAELLARADHMSSWLRANGIRKGDIVGLMVERSTDMLVGLLGILKAGAVYLPIDPTYPKKRIEYMLLDSGCSYVVTKESFSMSIDHAVNILLLEQLDSFTPHVSEYDEQVSLGPDDACYLLYTSGTSRKPKGVQIGHGSLLNRLQWMQRAYPIGSGDVLLQKTPFTFDVSLWELLWGIMYGARVIMLEPGREREPKAIIEAIERHEVTVVHYVPSMLGAFLSYVDVHNAATRLRSLRYVFASGEPLKPSHVECFYSLLNIQATKLINLYDPTEATIDVTAYECPEHITSVSVPIGKPIDNTTLWVLSDGKLQPVGVKGELYIGGVALAKGYVGSKELTEERFIPHPYNPQERLYRTGDMGRWLPNGDIEYLGRIDEQVKVRGYRIEPAEIEACLCEIEFVREAVVLAKEERLIGFIVADIEPDVMMVRMLLSFTLPDYMIPDQILFIESIPLNANGKTDKSKLIQLSLPVEDRASYVAPESELEKTLVLIWQQVLGVSPIGVTDNFFELGGTSIQAVLLEVEMEQHDLDPEDLIVFRFHTIREMAHYLSHREIAHG